A single region of the Brachypodium distachyon strain Bd21 chromosome 3, Brachypodium_distachyon_v3.0, whole genome shotgun sequence genome encodes:
- the LOC100827396 gene encoding serine carboxypeptidase-like 34 — translation MMVITLPWLLLVSVSLAFCCLAAASLNAATMAVQELDLVMSLPGAPSCSSAFKQYSGYVTTDEHLGKALFYWFFEAADKPDEKPLVLWLNGGPGCSSVGFGQAQELGPFRVKKDVPELEFNQYAWNKAANLLFLDSPAGVGFSYTNTSFEQDPPGDNSTAHGSYTFLVKWFQRFPQHKMKEFYIAGESYAGHYIPQLANLIVEENKKTSEENYINFKGILIGNAYMDGDTDLQGIVDSAWHHAIISDTLYSTFLKSCNFSMEILSADCEAALVEFDSLYKLVDIYSLYTPYCDLGYPAFNASSSSAQTRRANGRSDFLKMTMGYDPCTQTYATEYLNREDVQRALHANTTGVPYPYALCRNSISSIWKDSDMTVVPIVKKLAQEGLRIWIFSGDTDARIPTTSTRYTLKKLGLSIKEDWAPWFSHKQVGGWTVVYDGLTFVTVRGAGHMVPSSQPKQALQLFKHFLAGKNLPSKPF, via the exons ATGATGGTAATCACCTTACCTTGGTTGCTACTTGTTTCTGTTTCACTGGCATTCTGTTGCCTAGCTGCAGCCAGCCTTAATGCGGCAACAATGGCGGTTCAAGAGCTCGACCTCGTCATGTCACTTCCAGGGGCGCCAAGCTGCTCATCGGCATTCAAGCAGTACTCTGGGTACGTCACGACAGACGAGCACCTCGGCAAGGCACTGTTCTATTGGTTCTTCGAGGCTGCCGACAAGCCTGACGAGAAGCCACTGGTGTTGTGGTTAAACGGAG GACCGGGCTGTTCTTCCGTTGGGTTTGGGCAGGCTCAGGAGCTTGGACCATTCCGTGTGAAGAAAGATGTGCCTGAGCTTGAGTTCAATCAATATGCCTGGAACAAAG CTGCCAATTTGTTGTTCCTGGATTCTCCAGCCGGTGTTGGATTTTCATACACGAACACGTCATTCGAACAAGATCCACCAGGAGACAATTCAACCG CACACGGTTCATACACTTTCCTGGTTAAATGGTTCCAGAGGTTCCCCCAACACAAAATGAAAGAATTCTACATAGCTGGAGAGAGCTATGCAG GACACTACATTCCCCAGCTTGCTAATCTCATCGTGGAGGAGAACAAGaaaacctctgaagaaaactaCATAAACTTCAAAGGCATCCTG ATCGGGAATGCCTACATGGACGGCGACACCGACTTGCAGGGGATCGTGGACTCCGCGTGGCACCACGCCATCATCTCGGACACGCTCTACAGCACCTTCCTGAAATCCTGCAACTTCAGCATGGAGATCCTATCTGCTGACTGTGAGGCTGCCCTGGTCGAGTTCGACAGTCTCTACAAGCTCGTGGACATCTACAGCCTCTACACCCCGTACTGCGACCTCGGGTACCCGGCTTTCAAcgcgtcgtcctcctcggcGCAGACCAGACGGGCCAACGGCCGT TCTGATTTTCTCAAGATGACAATGGGCTACGATCCATGCACACAGACGTATGCCACCGAGTATCTGAACCGTGAGGACGTGCAGAGAGCTCTGCATGCCAACACCACGGGCGTGCCGTATCCCTATGCTCTTTGCCG TAATTCTATCAGCAGCATATGGAAAGATTCTGACATGACGGTTGTTCCGATCGTCAAGAAGCTCGCGCAGGAAGGGCTCCGCATATGGATTTTCAG CGGTGACACGGATGCGAGAATCCCTACCACCTCCACGAGGTACACTCTGAAGAAGCTCGGCCTGTCGATCAAGGAGGACTGGGCGCCATGGTTCAGCCACAAGCAG GTTGGTGGATGGACAGTGGTGTATGATGGCTTAACATTTGTCACGGTGAGAGGAGCCGGGCACATGGTGCCATCCTCTCAGCCCAAGCAGGCGCTCCAGCTCTTCAAGCACTTCCTGGCCGGCAAGAACCTGCCCTCCAAGCCGTTCTAG